One genomic window of Undibacterium cyanobacteriorum includes the following:
- a CDS encoding M13 family metallopeptidase: protein MPSFDQFTLRSSQSASFAILISALLTSHAATWANGITTSSESTVLNKAPANQQQVIRPQDDLYMAANHEWLNKTNIPANKTEVYAIGTPAIVQQRISTLLQSLSSKKHIKGSIEKKLADYYASYIDLKTIDRVATQQIQSRMQEIDRISNLEQLAQWQGQQHGIIKLPIWLWGGFADFANPGIYRNIAMQGGLGLPSREMYLEQKAPSDAAKNSKESASALHTAYLEYLTALARSGNIDHPEMCASRVFELERRIAAIHTPEAQAMNPAALQTIEVTKLDQFAPGFPWRSMLNAAKVSTSDSINIMQVETFKGLGKLYQDTQLDDWKMYFKLRMLNEMAPVASASMRRAHFNFHGQTSQGLTSELPRPEQAIKEVNGAMSEALAKTYVAQHFPESHKQKVAHMIENLIAAGKDSIRHSNVMSESTRTEALRKLSKLTARIGYPDKWRDYSRLDIIAGDAIGNQQRAKRFEWERQAALSGTKIDRGIWMMSPIEVNAYYDPSLNEINLPAAFLQAPMFDPQASDAANYGRLGAFIGHEISHGFDNIGAQFNADGMMKNWWSEQDSDQFQEKSKQLVDFYNRQEILPGKFVNGSLTLPENMADIIGLQMAYKAYVNQLMGRQARLDANKLRQAKQSFFIENAKGWAVLRRDQRTLELLMVDPHSPHKVRSNAPVMHVDGFHEAFSTKPGDALYLAPEQRFRLW, encoded by the coding sequence ATGCCGTCTTTCGATCAATTTACATTGCGTTCATCCCAAAGCGCTTCTTTTGCGATCCTTATTTCCGCCTTGCTCACTAGCCACGCCGCCACTTGGGCTAATGGCATCACCACCAGTAGCGAATCCACCGTGCTGAACAAAGCACCTGCAAATCAACAACAAGTAATCCGGCCGCAAGATGACTTATACATGGCGGCCAACCACGAATGGCTGAACAAGACCAACATCCCCGCGAATAAGACGGAAGTCTACGCGATTGGGACGCCAGCCATCGTCCAACAACGGATTAGCACACTGTTGCAAAGCTTAAGTTCTAAGAAGCACATCAAAGGCAGCATCGAGAAAAAACTGGCGGACTATTACGCAAGTTACATCGACCTTAAGACGATTGATCGCGTAGCGACACAACAAATTCAATCTCGCATGCAAGAGATCGATCGCATCTCTAATTTGGAACAACTAGCACAGTGGCAAGGCCAGCAGCATGGCATTATCAAATTACCGATCTGGTTATGGGGCGGTTTTGCCGACTTTGCAAACCCGGGCATCTACCGCAATATTGCCATGCAAGGTGGCCTTGGTCTGCCATCACGGGAAATGTACCTTGAACAAAAAGCGCCTTCAGATGCTGCCAAAAATTCGAAAGAAAGTGCATCCGCCCTACACACTGCTTATCTCGAATATCTGACAGCACTCGCGCGTTCAGGCAACATCGATCATCCTGAGATGTGCGCCAGCCGTGTCTTTGAATTAGAAAGACGGATCGCCGCGATTCACACTCCTGAAGCACAAGCGATGAATCCTGCTGCGCTTCAAACCATCGAAGTCACAAAACTCGATCAGTTCGCACCTGGTTTTCCGTGGCGATCCATGCTCAATGCGGCCAAGGTCTCGACCAGCGATAGCATCAACATTATGCAAGTTGAGACTTTCAAAGGATTGGGCAAGCTTTACCAAGACACGCAACTCGATGACTGGAAAATGTACTTCAAGCTTCGCATGCTCAACGAGATGGCGCCAGTCGCTTCAGCTTCAATGCGCCGAGCGCATTTCAATTTTCACGGCCAAACTTCGCAAGGTTTGACAAGCGAATTGCCACGACCAGAGCAAGCGATCAAAGAAGTGAATGGCGCGATGTCTGAAGCGCTCGCAAAAACCTATGTTGCACAGCATTTTCCTGAAAGCCACAAACAAAAAGTCGCGCACATGATTGAGAACTTGATCGCGGCTGGCAAAGACAGTATTCGCCATTCGAACGTCATGTCGGAAAGCACAAGAACTGAGGCGCTTCGCAAATTAAGCAAGTTGACAGCACGTATTGGCTACCCCGACAAATGGCGTGATTACTCGCGTCTCGACATCATCGCGGGCGATGCAATCGGCAACCAACAACGCGCGAAACGTTTTGAATGGGAGCGCCAAGCAGCCTTGTCTGGAACGAAAATCGATCGCGGTATTTGGATGATGTCACCGATTGAGGTTAACGCCTATTACGATCCAAGTTTAAATGAAATCAATCTCCCAGCGGCCTTCTTACAGGCGCCGATGTTCGATCCTCAAGCTAGCGATGCCGCCAACTACGGTCGTCTTGGCGCCTTTATCGGCCATGAAATTTCACATGGCTTTGACAATATCGGCGCGCAGTTTAATGCCGATGGCATGATGAAAAATTGGTGGAGCGAACAAGACAGCGACCAATTTCAAGAAAAATCCAAGCAACTGGTCGACTTCTACAATCGTCAAGAAATTTTGCCAGGAAAATTTGTCAATGGTAGTTTGACCTTACCAGAAAATATGGCTGATATTATCGGCTTACAGATGGCGTATAAGGCCTATGTCAACCAGCTCATGGGTCGTCAAGCTCGACTCGACGCCAACAAATTACGGCAGGCAAAGCAAAGCTTCTTCATTGAAAACGCGAAAGGCTGGGCGGTGTTAAGGCGTGATCAACGCACGCTTGAACTATTGATGGTTGATCCACACTCACCGCACAAAGTTCGCAGCAATGCACCTGTAATGCACGTAGACGGTTTCCATGAGGCTTTTTCCACCAAACCCGGTGATGCTCTTTACCTTGCGCCAGAACAGCGTTTTCGACTTTGGTAA